Proteins from a genomic interval of Verrucomicrobium sp.:
- a CDS encoding ATP-binding protein — MLPAPTPHRLMQRNTALASLFSPASGANPLAMIVAALDQAKEGYLVMTPDGDLEAGRITYVNRVFCQITGYAADELRGRSPALLYTPEIEDTLRREVRPHLEKHDSFVRELSLLTKRGEAAWIELQIVPVDLPPHVARHWVWIVRDISERKRVEQHLEQMANFSRFNPNPIYEIAETGEVLYSNEAARRLSASFDLEDPADILPADAARLAQDCLRTGEPIVGREEGRGERTLTWAFFPIPETRVVHCYAGELTERRRLESQLRQAEKLKSIGQLAGGVAHDFNNILTVIHGFSSLLLSKEHADPAVGQQLEQIATAAERARDLTRQLLTFSRRQMMKPTTLDLHAIIREMGQMLTRLLGEQVELCVACRPEEILIEGDRSMIEQIILNLVTNARDAMTRGGLVTVETSVVDIPPDAPLGPEARPGRFARLSARDTGCGMDARTLSRIFEPFFTTKETGKGTGLGLATVYGAVKQHDGWVEVRSEPGAGSTFDVYLPLSTERREAVQTPAREGKAPGGQETVLVVEDEAAVRQLAVTILKSAGYTVLEAKNGLDAIGVMEREGGRVALVLTDLVMPGLISGIDLGEKLSAEYPGVKVVYTSGYSPDIVGGGAALKDKPFLSKPYTPPSLLRLIRNVLDGVLA, encoded by the coding sequence ATGCTGCCCGCCCCGACCCCCCACCGGTTGATGCAGCGCAATACGGCGCTGGCTTCCCTCTTCTCTCCCGCCAGCGGGGCCAACCCGCTGGCCATGATCGTCGCCGCCCTGGACCAGGCCAAGGAAGGGTATCTGGTGATGACGCCGGACGGCGACTTGGAAGCGGGCCGCATCACCTACGTCAACCGCGTCTTCTGCCAGATCACCGGCTACGCCGCCGACGAGCTGCGCGGCCGTTCCCCGGCGCTTCTCTACACGCCGGAGATCGAGGACACGCTGCGGCGCGAGGTGCGGCCGCACCTGGAAAAGCACGACTCCTTCGTCCGCGAACTGTCGCTGCTCACCAAGCGCGGCGAGGCGGCGTGGATCGAGCTGCAGATCGTCCCCGTCGACCTCCCGCCCCACGTCGCGCGGCACTGGGTGTGGATCGTGCGCGACATCTCCGAGCGCAAGCGCGTGGAGCAGCACTTGGAGCAGATGGCCAACTTCAGCCGCTTCAACCCGAACCCGATCTACGAGATCGCCGAGACGGGCGAGGTCCTCTACTCCAACGAGGCGGCGCGCCGCCTCTCCGCCTCCTTCGACCTGGAGGACCCGGCCGACATCCTCCCCGCCGACGCCGCGCGGCTGGCGCAGGACTGCCTGCGCACGGGCGAGCCGATCGTGGGGCGCGAGGAAGGCCGGGGCGAGCGGACGCTGACCTGGGCCTTCTTTCCCATCCCGGAGACGCGCGTGGTCCACTGCTACGCGGGCGAGCTGACGGAGCGCCGCCGCCTGGAAAGCCAGCTGCGCCAGGCGGAGAAGCTCAAGTCGATCGGCCAGCTGGCCGGCGGCGTGGCGCACGATTTCAACAACATCCTGACCGTCATCCACGGCTTCTCCTCCCTCCTCCTTTCCAAGGAGCACGCCGACCCCGCCGTGGGGCAGCAGCTGGAGCAGATCGCCACCGCGGCGGAGCGCGCCCGGGACCTGACGCGCCAGCTCCTCACCTTCAGCCGCCGGCAGATGATGAAGCCGACGACCCTGGACCTCCACGCCATCATCCGGGAGATGGGCCAGATGCTCACCCGCCTCCTGGGGGAGCAGGTGGAGCTGTGCGTCGCCTGCCGGCCGGAGGAAATCCTCATCGAGGGGGACCGCAGCATGATCGAGCAGATCATCCTCAACCTGGTCACCAACGCGCGCGACGCCATGACGCGCGGCGGCCTCGTCACGGTGGAGACCTCGGTCGTCGACATCCCGCCCGACGCCCCGCTGGGGCCGGAGGCGCGGCCCGGCCGCTTCGCCCGCCTCTCCGCGCGGGACACCGGCTGCGGCATGGACGCGCGGACGCTCTCCCGCATCTTCGAGCCCTTCTTCACCACCAAGGAAACCGGTAAGGGAACCGGCCTGGGCCTGGCCACCGTCTACGGCGCGGTCAAGCAGCACGACGGCTGGGTCGAGGTCCGCAGCGAGCCCGGCGCGGGCAGCACCTTTGACGTCTACCTTCCCCTCTCCACGGAGCGGCGGGAAGCCGTCCAGACTCCCGCGCGGGAAGGCAAAGCCCCCGGCGGGCAGGAAACCGTCCTCGTCGTGGAGGACGAGGCCGCCGTCCGCCAGCTGGCCGTCACCATCCTCAAGAGCGCGGGCTACACCGTGCTGGAGGCCAAGAACGGCCTGGACGCCATCGGCGTCATGGAGCGGGAGGGCGGCCGCGTCGCCCTGGTGCTGACCGACCTGGTCATGCCGGGCCTCATCTCCGGCATCGACCTGGGGGAAAAGCTCTCCGCCGAATACCCGGGCGTGAAGGTCGTCTACACCAGCGGCTACAGCCCGGACATCGTCGGCGGCGGCGCCGCGCTCAAGGACAAGCCCTTCCTGAGCAAGCCCTACACCCCGCCCAGCCTCCTGCGCCTCATCCGCAACGTGCTGGACGGCGTTCTGGCTTAG
- a CDS encoding ribonucleoside-diphosphate reductase subunit alpha, which yields MTFPASSDRPQGQLDLAGIDPLQNREFSIRKRDGRVEPFNEERIFLAIEATFKVEHDVVKDAALPEGLLATVRDIADRVAGHAKGLAVQGEDLSVERIQDLVELELMQDGHLAIARRFILYREERRRARALRGDRDVDGQPQAEIKITLADGTVQPLDPQRIRRDLMQACRGLEDRCSWREMAEEVMTSLYDGVRSSEVEQALIMTAKARIEREPAYTYVAARLLLNTIYKEVLPAGFAPLEVAAAHRAHFKDYITHGIQVGRLTKELAGFDLDRVAAALRLERDDKFTYMGLQTIYDRYLLHEKDRRIESPQYFWMRVSMGLAMKEEDKNARAIEFYEVLSKFLLTSSTPTLFNSGTLHPQLSSCYLSTVMDDLDHIFKVISDDAKLSKWAGGLGNDWTNVRATGSRIRGTNGRSQGVIPFLKVANDTAVAVNQGGKRKGAMCAYLETWHLDIEDFLELRKNTGDERRRTHDMNTANWIPDLFMKRLAAQATWTLFSPSDVPDLHELYGAAFERRYEEYEAMADRGEIALFKRVDATHLWRKMLTMLFETGHPWVTFKDPSNVRSPQDHVGVVHNSNLCTEILLNTSAEETAVCNLASVNMPNHIGENGQFDEALLAKTIRTAMRMLDNVIDINFYPTPEAQTANLRHRPVGLGLMGFQDALYKMRIPYASQAAVDFADRSMEAISYYAILSSSELAAERGAYQSFKGSKWDRGLLPIDTLKLLEKERAPGDFQVDLSVSKDWAPVRESVKKHGMRNSNCMAIAPTATISNITGVSQSIEPTYKNLYAKSNLSGEFTTVNTYLIEDLKALGLWDPEMLDDLKYFDGSVLEIERIPDPIKEVYRTSFEIDPEWIIEAASRRQKWIDMGQSLNLYIAAPSGRKLNDMYFLSWRKGLKTTYYLRSVAATSVEKSTLDVNRRGVQPRWMKNKSASANIKIDRPEAAPAVAVAAKEDGNLETVTAGTADTLPKACSITDPGCESCQ from the coding sequence ATGACCTTCCCCGCCTCTTCCGACCGTCCCCAGGGCCAGCTTGACCTTGCCGGGATCGACCCGCTCCAGAACCGCGAGTTTTCGATCCGCAAGCGCGACGGCCGCGTCGAGCCGTTCAACGAGGAGCGGATCTTCCTGGCGATCGAGGCGACGTTCAAGGTCGAGCACGATGTGGTGAAGGACGCGGCGCTGCCGGAGGGCCTCCTGGCCACCGTGCGCGACATCGCCGACCGGGTGGCCGGCCACGCCAAGGGCCTGGCCGTCCAGGGCGAGGACCTGAGCGTCGAGCGGATCCAGGACTTGGTGGAGCTGGAGCTCATGCAGGACGGCCATCTGGCCATCGCCCGCCGCTTCATCCTGTACCGGGAGGAGCGCCGCCGCGCCCGCGCCCTGCGCGGCGACCGCGACGTGGACGGCCAGCCCCAGGCGGAGATCAAGATCACCCTGGCCGACGGCACCGTCCAGCCCCTCGACCCCCAGCGCATCCGCCGCGACCTGATGCAGGCCTGCCGCGGCCTGGAGGACCGCTGCTCCTGGCGCGAGATGGCGGAAGAGGTCATGACCAGCCTCTACGACGGCGTCCGCAGCTCCGAGGTGGAGCAGGCCCTCATCATGACGGCCAAGGCCCGCATCGAGCGCGAACCCGCCTACACCTACGTGGCGGCCCGCCTCCTGCTGAACACCATTTATAAGGAAGTGCTGCCGGCGGGCTTCGCCCCGCTGGAAGTCGCCGCGGCCCACCGCGCCCACTTCAAGGACTACATCACCCACGGCATCCAGGTCGGCCGCCTGACGAAGGAGCTGGCCGGGTTCGACCTGGACCGGGTCGCCGCCGCCCTCCGCCTGGAGCGGGACGATAAGTTCACCTACATGGGCCTGCAGACCATTTACGACCGCTACCTCCTGCACGAGAAAGACCGCCGCATCGAGTCCCCGCAGTACTTCTGGATGCGCGTCTCCATGGGCCTGGCCATGAAGGAGGAGGACAAGAACGCCCGCGCCATCGAGTTCTACGAGGTGCTCTCCAAGTTCCTCCTCACCTCCTCCACGCCCACCCTCTTCAACTCCGGCACGCTCCATCCGCAGCTCTCGTCCTGCTACCTCTCCACGGTCATGGACGACCTGGACCACATCTTCAAGGTCATCTCCGACGACGCCAAGCTCTCCAAGTGGGCCGGCGGCCTCGGCAACGACTGGACGAACGTCCGCGCCACCGGTTCCCGCATCCGCGGCACCAACGGCCGCAGCCAAGGCGTCATCCCCTTCCTGAAGGTCGCCAACGACACGGCCGTGGCCGTCAACCAGGGCGGCAAGCGCAAGGGCGCCATGTGCGCCTACCTGGAGACCTGGCACCTGGACATCGAGGACTTCCTGGAGCTGCGCAAGAACACCGGCGACGAGCGCCGCCGCACCCACGACATGAACACGGCCAACTGGATCCCCGACCTGTTCATGAAGCGCCTGGCCGCCCAGGCCACCTGGACCCTCTTCTCCCCCAGCGACGTGCCCGACCTGCACGAGCTCTACGGCGCCGCCTTCGAGAGGCGCTATGAGGAATACGAGGCCATGGCCGACCGCGGCGAGATCGCCCTCTTCAAGCGCGTCGACGCCACCCACCTGTGGCGCAAGATGCTCACCATGCTCTTCGAGACGGGCCATCCCTGGGTCACCTTCAAGGACCCGTCCAACGTCCGCTCCCCGCAGGACCACGTCGGCGTCGTCCACAACTCCAACCTCTGCACCGAGATCCTGCTCAACACCTCGGCGGAGGAGACCGCCGTCTGCAACCTGGCCTCCGTCAACATGCCCAACCACATCGGGGAAAACGGGCAGTTCGACGAGGCCCTCCTGGCCAAGACCATCCGCACCGCCATGCGGATGCTCGACAACGTCATCGACATCAACTTCTACCCCACCCCGGAGGCGCAGACCGCCAACCTGCGGCACCGCCCCGTCGGCCTTGGCCTCATGGGCTTCCAGGACGCGCTCTACAAGATGCGCATCCCCTACGCCAGCCAGGCCGCCGTCGACTTCGCCGACCGGAGCATGGAGGCCATCTCCTACTATGCCATCCTCTCCTCCTCCGAGCTGGCGGCGGAACGCGGCGCCTACCAGTCCTTCAAGGGTTCCAAGTGGGACCGCGGCCTCCTGCCCATCGACACCCTCAAGCTCCTGGAGAAAGAGCGCGCCCCGGGCGACTTCCAGGTCGACCTGAGCGTCTCGAAGGACTGGGCCCCCGTCCGGGAGTCGGTGAAGAAGCACGGCATGCGGAACAGCAACTGCATGGCCATCGCCCCCACCGCCACCATCTCCAACATCACCGGCGTCTCCCAGTCGATCGAGCCGACCTACAAGAACCTCTACGCCAAGTCGAACCTCTCCGGAGAGTTCACCACCGTGAACACCTACCTCATCGAGGACCTCAAGGCCCTGGGCCTGTGGGACCCGGAGATGCTCGACGACCTCAAATACTTCGACGGCTCCGTCCTGGAGATCGAGCGCATCCCCGACCCCATCAAGGAAGTCTACCGCACCTCCTTCGAGATCGATCCCGAGTGGATCATCGAGGCGGCCAGCCGCCGCCAGAAGTGGATCGACATGGGCCAGTCGCTCAACCTCTACATCGCCGCCCCCAGCGGCCGGAAGCTGAACGACATGTACTTCCTCTCCTGGCGCAAGGGGCTGAAGACCACCTACTACCTCCGCTCCGTCGCCGCCACCTCCGTGGAAAAGTCGACCCTCGACGTCAACCGCCGCGGCGTCCAGCCCCGCTGGATGAAGAACAAGAGCGCGTCGGCCAACATCAAGATCGACCGCCCGGAGGCCGCCCCCGCCGTCGCCGTCGCGGCGAAGGAAGACGGCAACCTGGAAACCGTCACCGCCGGAACCGCCGACACCCTGCCGAAGGCTTGCTCCATCACCGATCCGGGCTGCGAAAGCTGCCAGTGA